A genomic segment from Brienomyrus brachyistius isolate T26 chromosome 9, BBRACH_0.4, whole genome shotgun sequence encodes:
- the LOC125749261 gene encoding serum paraoxonase/arylesterase 2-like: MGKLLIVFALITVFVAFLGERIITLRKVCLASREVIPNHLPNCRHLKGLEYGSEDITVLPHGLAIISTGLKYPGVMFSPDSPGKIYTVDLHDPRLKPVELKIAGAFDVHSFNPHGIGVYIDEKDHSVYLFVVNHPRDNSQVEVFRFVEEDNSIVHLNTIQHELLYSVNDVVPVGADRFYATNDHYFSNAIMKRLEPVIGRPWTNVVYYSPDEVKVVAEGFFMANGINSSPDKRHIYVADIFDHKIYVMAIQENKNLTVIKSVDAGSLCDNVEVDLDTGDLWLGCFPNGWKMLHYDPEDPPGCEVIQIQNVHSEKPIVKQVYCDNGSIIQGCSVSAFYRDKLLIGTVFHKTLACDMK, encoded by the exons ATGGGGAAACTATTGATTGTATTTGCGCTTATTACAGTTTTCGTGGCATTTCTCGGAGAAAGAATCATCACTTTAAG AAAAGTATGTTTAGCTTCCAGAGAAGTTATTCCGAATCATCTGCCCAACTGTCGCCACCTTAAAGGCCTTG aATATGGATCAGAGGACATAACGGTGCTTCCACACGGCCTTGCAATTATAAGTACa GGATTGAAGTATCCAGGCGTGATGTTTTCTCCCGATTCCCCGGGGAAGATATACACGGTCGACCTGCATGATCCACGTCTGAAACCAGTGGAACTAAAGATTGCAGGAGCCTTTGACGTACACTCTTTCAACCCTCACGGAATTGGTGTTTATATTGATGAGAAGG ATCACTCGGTCTACTTATTCGTTGTTAATCACCCTCGAGACAACAGCCAAGTGGAAGTTTTTCGATTTGTGGAGGAGGACAATTCGATTGTGCATCTGAATACTATTCAGCATGAATTGCTTTATAG TGTGAATGACGTTGTTCCGGTGGGTGCAGATAGATTCTATGCAACAAACGACCATTATTTTTCCAACGCCATAATGAAACGTCTAGAGCCTGTGATTGGGCGACCCTGGACTAATGTTGTCTACTACAGTCCTGATGAGGTCAAAGTTGTGGCTGAGGGATTTTTTATGGCCAATGGTATCAACAGCTCTCCTGATAAGAG gcATATATATGTGGCTGATATCTTCGACCACAAAATTTACGTCATGGCAAttcaagagaacaaaaaccttACTGTGATAAAG TCGGTGGATGCTGGATCGTTGTGCGACAACGTCGAGGTGGACCTGGACACAGGCGATCTGTGGCTGGGGTGTTTCCCTAACGGCTGGAAGATGCTGCATTACGACCCCGAGGATCCACCTGGATGTGAG GTGATTCAAATCCAGAATGTCCATTCAGAGAAGCCCATCGTGAAGCAGGTGTACTGCGATAACGGCAGCATTATTCAGGGATGCTCAGTCTCCGCCTTTTATAGAGACAAGCTCTTAATAGGAACTGTCTTTCACAAAACACTGGCCTGTGACATGAAGTAG
- the LOC125749262 gene encoding engulfment and cell motility protein 1-like: MSNEDVHSHPIVELQERIQPEVMELVKQQRLQRLCEGTCFRKASSRRRQDRFWCCRLSANHKVLHYGDLEEANQGAVSYESLQEKIQVSDIKAVLTGKDCPHVKEKGALRQNKEVQEAQELAFSIVYDSDEYLNFIAPNKHEYCVWIDGLNILLGKELTSDLTKSDVEILLSMEMKLRLLDLENIKIPEAPPPIPKEPSDYNFVYDCN; encoded by the exons ATGAGCAACGAAGATGTGCATTCGCATCCTATTGT GGAACTGCAGGAGAGGATCCAGCCAGAGGTCATGGAGCTGGTCAAACAGCAGAGACTCCAGCGTCTCTGTGAAGGCACCTGCttcaggaaggccagctcccgACGTCGGCAAG ACAGGTTCTGGTGCTGTCGGCTGTCAGCCAATCACAAGGTCCTGCACTACGGAGACCTGGAGGAGGCCAATCAGGGAGCCGTGTCTTACGAATCGCTGCAGGAGAAGA TACAGGTGTCTGACATTAAAGCAGTTTTAACCGGAAAAGACTGCCCTCACGTGAAGGAGAAAGGAGCTCTCAGGCAGAATAAG GAGGTGCAGGAGGCGCAGGAGCTGGCATTCTCCATCGTTTATGACTCAGACGAATATCTGAACTTCATCGCTCCCAATAAACATGAG TACTGTGTGTGGATAGACGGGCTGAACATTCTTCTGGGGAAGGAGCTGACCAGTGACCTCACCAAGTCTGACGTGGAAATCCTGCTCAGCATGGAAATGAAGCTCCGCCTCTTGGACCTTGAGAACATCAAAATTCCTGAAGCTCCACCTCCGATTCCCAAAGAACCTAGTGACTACAACTTTGTTTATGACTGCAACTAA